A segment of the Lactobacillus sp. ESL0700 genome:
GTGCGGATTTGGCACGAGATGGCTGGTCGCTTTATGTCCATTGCAGTCAAAATTGGCAAGCTGCTTGTGAGTTAAGTGAAAACTTAGCCAAGCAGTTTCCCCAACAAGATTTTATTCCAATTAAACTTAGTTTTTTAGTTGATAATAATGATTTACAAACCTTTGTCCAGGGGTTATTGCCGATTAATGCGGTTGTTTTTGCACAAGGCATTACCGATTATAATTTTGTCAGCGGGCAAAATCTATCTAAGATTGACCAAGTTATGACGGTTAATCTGACGGTACCAATTAAATTAACTGGCTTGCTTGAGCCGCTATTAATTAAAAATGATTTTAGCCGAATTGTATATTTGGGTTCGGTTTATGGCGGTCAAGGTAGTGCAATGGAAGCTGTTTATAGCAGTTCAAAGGCGGGGCTAACCCGTTTTGCTCAAAGCTATGCGCGCGAAGTCGCGTCAGCTAATTTGACAGTTAATGTCATTGCTCCTGGTGCGGTTAACACACCGATGAACGCGATGTTTGCACCGGAAACGATGGAAGAAGTCAAGGGTGAAATTCCTGCTGGTCGGCTTGCCGAAGGCAGTGACATTTCATTCTGGGTCAAGAATTTGCTCAATCTTCGCTCTGGCTATTTAACAGGTCAGACGATTTATGTCAGCGGCGGCTGGCTTTTATAAATGTAAAATAAAGTAGTAGTATATGTTATACTCAAGTTGTTAGTAAAGAATTTTTAAAGAGGTAACCATGGCAGATATCGGAGATAAATTACGCAGTGCCAGAGAGGCAAAGGGACTTTCAATTGCAGATATTGAAAAAGCAACCAAAATTCAAGGTAGATATCTGACGGCAATTGAACAAAATGATTTTGATAAACTTCCCGGAGATTTTTATGTGCGGGCTTTTATTAGACAATATGCTCAGATTGTCGGCTTAGATGGCAAGCAGCTGCTTAGTGAATACCATCAAGAAGTTCCCGCTGCCCAACCAGATGAGTACGTTGAGGATTCGATTGATAACAAGAGCGAGGAAGT
Coding sequences within it:
- a CDS encoding SDR family NAD(P)-dependent oxidoreductase yields the protein MQRAIVFGATGGIGQAICADLARDGWSLYVHCSQNWQAACELSENLAKQFPQQDFIPIKLSFLVDNNDLQTFVQGLLPINAVVFAQGITDYNFVSGQNLSKIDQVMTVNLTVPIKLTGLLEPLLIKNDFSRIVYLGSVYGGQGSAMEAVYSSSKAGLTRFAQSYAREVASANLTVNVIAPGAVNTPMNAMFAPETMEEVKGEIPAGRLAEGSDISFWVKNLLNLRSGYLTGQTIYVSGGWLL